The Fervidibacillus albus genome contains a region encoding:
- a CDS encoding ACT domain-containing protein: MDGNDLWFLVQKDILPEAILKTVEAKRLLDTQEVKTINEAVEKAGLSRSAYYKYKDKVFPFHEATSRQIITVSLLLEHKKGVLSSVIRYVADQGGNILTINQSIPLQGVANVVLSIDTFHLTLNMTAFIEEMRRIIGVKQLIVVGTDRM; this comes from the coding sequence TTGGACGGGAACGATCTATGGTTTTTAGTTCAAAAAGATATTTTACCGGAAGCGATTTTAAAAACTGTTGAGGCGAAACGATTGCTAGATACGCAAGAAGTGAAAACGATCAATGAAGCGGTGGAAAAAGCCGGGTTAAGCCGCAGCGCCTATTACAAATATAAGGATAAAGTTTTTCCTTTTCATGAAGCGACGTCCCGGCAAATTATTACCGTATCCCTTTTGTTGGAACATAAAAAGGGGGTTTTGTCCTCCGTCATTCGCTATGTTGCTGATCAAGGTGGGAATATATTGACGATTAATCAAAGCATTCCTCTCCAAGGGGTCGCCAACGTCGTATTATCGATCGATACGTTCCATTTGACATTGAATATGACAGCTTTTATTGAAGAAATGCGACGAATTATCGGTGTGAAGCAATTGATCGTTGTAGGGACAGATCGAATGTGA
- a CDS encoding energy-coupling factor transporter transmembrane component T, giving the protein MNYGFRNIHPLTNFLYYVFSFAIIMLNQHPFFLIFSSILTVFLNFVLDAGRTLKNWGKFVLFLILLFIVITPLFNHRGSVILFYAFQNPITLEAILQGFINALTLFSVVALFFTFSLVIDGEKFLFLFSKHLPGWTLLTMVSVRFVPLLKRRLEEIRTVHQTKHSAQKHSILTRLKHGLFLVQILLTWSLEDGIQTADSMAARGYGLQKRSRYVRYKFEKQDIFLVGWMSLLTGISIWGWFLGDGVLTLFPVIEPLLLEGREWFFFTNFLLLVGLPLLIEGKDALQWQFWKRDN; this is encoded by the coding sequence ATGAATTACGGTTTTCGAAATATCCATCCACTAACGAATTTTTTATACTATGTTTTCTCGTTCGCCATTATTATGCTCAATCAACACCCGTTTTTCTTAATTTTTTCATCTATTCTCACTGTTTTTTTAAATTTCGTATTAGATGCCGGAAGAACGTTGAAAAATTGGGGGAAATTCGTTCTCTTTCTCATCCTTCTATTTATTGTTATTACTCCCCTTTTCAATCACCGAGGGTCTGTCATACTTTTTTATGCCTTCCAAAATCCCATTACCCTTGAAGCGATTTTACAAGGGTTCATAAATGCGTTGACATTATTTTCAGTAGTAGCTTTATTTTTTACCTTTTCATTAGTAATCGATGGGGAAAAATTCCTATTTCTATTTTCTAAACATCTACCCGGTTGGACGTTATTGACGATGGTTTCGGTCCGATTCGTACCGTTATTAAAACGAAGATTAGAAGAAATTCGCACCGTTCACCAGACGAAACATTCAGCCCAAAAACATTCAATTTTAACACGTTTGAAACACGGTCTTTTCCTCGTCCAAATATTATTAACATGGTCTTTAGAGGATGGCATTCAAACGGCGGATTCCATGGCTGCCCGGGGTTACGGCTTGCAAAAAAGAAGTCGATACGTCCGTTACAAGTTTGAAAAACAAGACATTTTTCTCGTTGGATGGATGTCTCTTTTAACTGGAATTTCCATATGGGGTTGGTTCCTCGGAGATGGGGTGTTAACGTTATTTCCTGTCATTGAACCTTTGCTCCTTGAAGGAAGGGAATGGTTCTTTTTCACGAACTTTTTACTTCTTGTTGGACTGCCGCTTTTAATCGAAGGAAAGGATGCGTTACAATGGCAATTTTGGAAACGAGACAATTAA
- the hprK gene encoding HPr(Ser) kinase/phosphatase — MKAITVEKIVHEFSLEILAAAEHLDRKITQPRTHRPGLEFTGYFDYFPMEQIQILGKKEITYLHQLSHEERHRRIGNVVKYHPPCFIVTRGQEGLMYLKKFCSEEGIPLLRTGEKSSEFIDRLNVFLTKTLAPEVTVHGVCLNVFGVGILLRGKSGIGKSETAHTLIGRVHRLIADDIVLLKKLSSQTILGTHNETNKEFLAVRSIGLLNVVRMYGRKAFQEETRVSLDIELTKWKEDEFNNELDIPQRFIEYLGVKIPHMEIQVQPGRDVAGLVEAAANNWYLQQQGYSALNEFYRRIESKESE; from the coding sequence ATGAAAGCCATCACCGTAGAAAAGATCGTCCATGAATTTTCTTTAGAAATATTGGCAGCGGCGGAACATTTGGATCGGAAAATCACTCAACCTAGAACCCATCGTCCGGGTCTCGAATTTACCGGTTATTTCGACTATTTTCCGATGGAGCAAATCCAAATTCTCGGAAAAAAGGAAATCACGTATTTGCATCAATTAAGCCATGAAGAAAGACATCGGCGCATTGGCAATGTCGTAAAATATCATCCGCCTTGTTTTATCGTTACGAGGGGTCAAGAAGGATTAATGTATTTGAAAAAGTTTTGCTCGGAGGAAGGAATCCCCCTTCTACGGACAGGGGAAAAAAGTAGCGAATTTATCGATCGGTTAAATGTCTTTTTAACAAAAACGTTAGCTCCAGAAGTGACCGTTCACGGCGTTTGTCTGAACGTTTTCGGTGTGGGCATCCTGCTTCGAGGGAAATCCGGCATTGGAAAAAGTGAAACGGCCCATACTTTAATCGGTCGTGTACATCGGTTAATTGCCGATGACATCGTTCTTTTGAAAAAATTAAGTTCGCAGACGATTCTCGGAACCCATAATGAAACGAATAAAGAATTTTTAGCCGTACGAAGCATCGGTCTTTTGAATGTCGTTCGAATGTATGGTCGGAAAGCCTTTCAAGAGGAAACGAGGGTGTCGCTTGATATTGAACTGACAAAATGGAAGGAAGACGAATTTAATAATGAATTGGACATCCCGCAACGATTTATCGAGTATTTAGGGGTGAAGATTCCCCATATGGAAATTCAAGTGCAACCCGGTAGAGATGTAGCTGGACTCGTGGAGGCGGCAGCAAACAATTGGTATTTGCAACAACAAGGATATAGTGCATTGAACGAATTTTATCGACGAATTGAATCAAAAGAGTCCGAATAA
- a CDS encoding ABC transporter ATP-binding protein, producing MAILETRQLSFTYPEQRRPALDNLTLQIEPGEFVVLCGHSGSGKSTLLRLMKREIAPHGKKRGNVFYKGTALENIPPLEAAKKIGFVFQDPENQIVMDRVFEELIFGMQNIGMETGEMRKRLAEVAHFFGIHHLLEKKIHFLSGGQKQMINLASVLLMEPEILLLDEPTAQLDPIAAKDFLHIVGRMNREFGMTVVMVEHRLEEVLSIADRIILLDEGKIVKNGAVRQVIMEISKEKHETFSYLPSPVQLFFRFSTNEKVDHIPLTVREGKRWVGELDISLRKTETGQTKEKEKKPFYSIENVYYRYEKRSEQILKACHLTVEEGEWLAIVGANGTGKSTLLKVMAGILTPQRGSVKQGTVPHIGYVPQNPKPLFSFDTIREELYSQIATDNREIGERRLNELVSFFNLHHLLDRHPYDVSGGEMQKVALASVLLSSPNILLLDEPTRGLDPKTKRELGEMLKTLQKQNLTLVMVTHDIEFAALFVDRCAMMFQGSITVQLPTEQFFKGNHFYTTMINRMTRGSHVPEVITVEEAKRKWKVNGR from the coding sequence ATGGCAATTTTGGAAACGAGACAATTAAGTTTTACTTACCCAGAACAACGTCGACCCGCTTTAGACAATCTTACGTTACAAATTGAACCGGGGGAATTCGTCGTCCTTTGTGGCCACTCTGGTAGCGGAAAGTCGACATTGCTCCGATTAATGAAAAGGGAAATTGCTCCCCATGGAAAAAAACGAGGAAACGTATTTTACAAAGGAACAGCATTGGAAAATATACCTCCCCTTGAAGCCGCTAAAAAAATCGGTTTCGTATTTCAAGATCCGGAAAACCAAATCGTTATGGACCGGGTGTTTGAAGAATTGATTTTCGGTATGCAAAATATCGGTATGGAAACGGGCGAAATGCGGAAGCGTCTCGCAGAAGTTGCCCATTTTTTCGGCATCCATCATTTATTAGAGAAAAAAATTCATTTCCTTTCCGGTGGGCAAAAACAAATGATCAATTTGGCTTCTGTGTTATTAATGGAACCGGAAATCCTCCTTTTAGATGAACCGACCGCCCAATTGGATCCGATTGCTGCGAAGGATTTTTTACATATCGTCGGACGAATGAACCGGGAATTCGGGATGACCGTCGTTATGGTGGAACATCGGCTTGAAGAGGTTTTATCAATCGCAGATCGTATCATTCTTTTAGATGAAGGAAAAATTGTGAAAAACGGTGCTGTTCGCCAAGTCATTATGGAAATATCAAAGGAAAAACACGAAACATTTTCATACCTTCCTTCTCCAGTACAATTATTTTTCCGATTTTCTACAAACGAAAAAGTTGATCATATACCTTTGACCGTTCGTGAAGGAAAACGGTGGGTTGGCGAACTGGACATATCGTTAAGAAAGACAGAAACCGGACAAACAAAAGAAAAGGAAAAAAAACCATTCTATTCGATTGAAAACGTCTATTACCGGTATGAAAAACGAAGTGAGCAAATATTAAAAGCTTGCCATTTAACCGTTGAAGAAGGAGAATGGTTAGCAATCGTCGGTGCAAACGGAACGGGGAAAAGTACGTTGTTGAAAGTGATGGCCGGAATTCTAACTCCCCAACGTGGATCCGTCAAACAGGGGACTGTCCCCCATATCGGCTATGTGCCGCAAAATCCGAAACCGCTATTTTCCTTCGATACGATTCGTGAGGAATTGTACAGTCAAATTGCAACGGACAATCGGGAAATTGGTGAAAGACGACTTAATGAACTTGTTTCCTTTTTCAATCTCCACCACCTTTTAGACCGCCATCCGTATGATGTAAGCGGTGGGGAAATGCAAAAGGTGGCTTTAGCTTCCGTACTGCTTTCTTCTCCAAACATACTTCTTTTGGATGAACCGACAAGGGGATTGGATCCGAAGACGAAAAGGGAATTAGGAGAAATGTTAAAAACATTACAGAAACAAAACTTGACGCTCGTAATGGTGACACATGACATCGAATTTGCTGCTCTTTTCGTAGACCGATGTGCGATGATGTTTCAAGGATCCATCACTGTACAGTTACCAACGGAACAATTTTTTAAAGGAAATCATTTTTACACAACGATGATTAATCGGATGACAAGGGGGAGTCACGTACCGGAAGTCATTACGGTAGAGGAGGCGAAACGGAAATGGAAAGTGAATGGACGATGA
- a CDS encoding ECF transporter S component yields the protein MESEWTMKKDTRKLFSILFFFTCLLVLFTLFFFRHYMVASVVFLTAAFIPFFIQFERKNVSGRELVVLAILAAIASVSRIPFASIPSVQPMTFIIITTGAVFGMESGFVVGALSAIVSNFFLGQGPWTLWQMYAWGLIGVLAGLVRHTFFIKTSVGRVLFGIGTGFLFSWIMNIWVVLPMIQNISVEQIIAIYATSFPFDLAHALSNAFFLLLFAERWMKIFTRFQKKYGLLET from the coding sequence ATGGAAAGTGAATGGACGATGAAAAAAGATACGAGGAAACTGTTTTCCATCCTATTCTTTTTCACATGTTTACTCGTGTTATTTACCCTTTTTTTCTTCCGACATTATATGGTGGCAAGCGTCGTTTTTTTAACCGCTGCCTTTATTCCTTTTTTTATCCAATTTGAGCGGAAAAACGTTTCCGGACGGGAACTCGTCGTTTTAGCCATATTAGCTGCTATTGCATCTGTCAGTCGCATTCCGTTCGCTTCCATACCAAGCGTGCAGCCGATGACCTTTATCATTATTACGACAGGTGCGGTATTCGGAATGGAAAGCGGATTTGTCGTCGGTGCACTATCTGCGATCGTATCGAATTTTTTTCTCGGCCAAGGACCGTGGACTCTTTGGCAAATGTATGCTTGGGGATTAATCGGGGTGCTGGCGGGATTGGTGAGACATACGTTTTTTATAAAAACATCTGTCGGAAGGGTGTTATTCGGGATTGGCACTGGATTTTTATTTAGTTGGATTATGAATATTTGGGTCGTTTTACCGATGATTCAAAACATAAGTGTGGAACAAATCATTGCGATTTACGCAACAAGTTTTCCTTTTGATCTAGCCCATGCTTTATCGAACGCGTTTTTCCTACTTCTTTTTGCCGAACGTTGGATGAAAATTTTCACGAGATTTCAAAAAAAATACGGATTATTGGAAACGTAA